The genome window CAGCTATTCCACTGATATAAAAAATCGTCATTCCAAGAATCAACCCACATATCAGCAGGCTCTGCAAGCGCTACAACACCTACTGGAAGTTCAGGACCTAAACTTATTCGAGGTCTTGGTGTAAACCCTTCTGTCAAAGCAAAAACTAAACCTGCTCTTCGTCCTGATCTATACAAAAGCTGGGGCATAGCTATATGGGGGATAAAACATCCCCGTCCCCTTTTGGCATAGGTAAGCCTTACTCGAATCATAGTAACGATCCCCCTTTAGACCACTGGCAGCCATTATTTTGCCAACCACATCCATGGCAGTGAGACCAACGACAATCTGGGGTAAGCTGCTTTTTTACTGCATTTTCATGCTCCGACCATAAAAATGCACGAGATACCCCTGTATCAATATGATCCCAGGGAAGATGCTCACTATGAGATCTTTGACGTGTTGTATAAAAAAGAGGATCTATATCGTTTTCTTCAAAAGCACTAAACCATCGTTGAAGGGAAAAAGTTTCACTCCACCCATCGAATCGAGCACCCTTTCTCCATGCACTTTCAATAACTTTTGCCAAGCGACGATCGCCTCTGGCAAAGACACCTTCAAGAAAAGTCTGCTCTGGCTCATGATACTTTAATGACACACGGCGATTATAGATTTGATGTTTTAAAAACTGACCTTTTTCTCGAAGTTCATCAATAGAGTTTTGTCGTTCCCACTGGAAAGGCGTATGCCCCTTCGGGACAAAACCAGCTACTGAAACAGCAATATTTACATTTCTTTTACATGCCTTACCAATCGACAAAGCGTGAAGAGCAATATCAATAATTCCTTTTAAATCCTCCTCTGTTTCGGTAGGAAGCCCCATCATGAAATACAATTTGACTCTATTCCAACCATGGTTGAAGGCAGCATTCAATGAATTATCAATATTTTCTTCTGTTACTCCCTTATTAATAACGTCTCTAAGTCTCTGCGTACCCGCTTCAGGAGCAAAAGTCAAACCGCCACGACGCATAATTTCAAGGTTCGCAGCTAAATCGACTGAAAAGGAATCCATTCTTAAACTTGGCAAACTCAGTTTTACACCTTTCTCGTCAAGGAAAGGTGCAACATCGTTAAGCAATGTGTTGAGGCCAGAAAAATCACACGAGGCTAACGAAACCAGGCCAACCTCCTCCCAACCTGAGGCAAGAACAAGTCGTTGTATTATTTCTTTTATTTCTTCAGGGGTACGTTCTCGCACTGGGCGGTAAATTATACCTGCCTGACAAAAGCGACATCCTCGCGTGCATCCTCTGAAAATTTCCACAGGAACTCTATCATGAACAATTCCTGCGGCAGGAACAATAAGACTATCCGGGTAAAAAGCACCACGAAAATCTTGTATCACTTGCCGCTTTATAGGCAATGTTTGATGAACAGAAGAAAAAGAGACTCCCTCTTCTCCATAGGTAACATCCACAAGAGAAGGAACATAAACTCCCTCTATCCTTGACAATGCCAATAAGCGTTCATCTCTCGATAGCCCCTTTGTTTCAGCTAACACATCAACCATCTGGGGAAGTGTAATTTCTCCTGCCCCAAGACAAAAAGCATCAATAAAAGGCGCTATTGGTTCTGGTGTTAAAGCCCCAGGCCCCCCGGCAAAAACAATAGGGTCACTTTCCCCTCTCTCTTCTGAATAGAGAGGGATTCCTCCTAAATCAAGCATTGTTAATATATTAGTAAAGCTTAATTCATATTGAAGGGTAAATCCTACGGCATCAAATGTAGATAGAGGACGATCTGTCTCTATAGAGCCAAGCAACAGATTGTTTTTCCTCAACAGATCCTCCATGTCAATCCACGGACAATAGGCACGCTCCACATCAGCCCGTGGAAGATGCTTAAGAAGGCTATAAAGTATCTGGAAACCAACGTAACTCATTCCTATTTCATACACATCAGGAAAGGCCAAACAAAAACGCACAAGAGATGGATCTGGCTCTTTAGGCTTTACCGGTCCCCACTCGCAACCAGCATAGCGCGAGGGACGGGAAACCTGTGCCAAAAGAGGCCACAGCGCATCCTCAAACTCAGGGAATTTCATATAATTCCTCCCAACAAAAATCTATTCATAATCTTTCACTGTCGAAAGATATACGCTCATAATGAGAGCCATGGCAATAAAAACAGCTAAGAGAGAACTACCACCATAGCTTAAGAAAGGAAGTGGCAATCCAGTAACAGGAAGAAGTCCCATGCTCATGCCAATTGATTCTATAACCTGGAACCAAATCCATGTTGCCAAACAAGCGACTAACACCTTTCCTCGTGTATCCTTACAACGAAGACCAGCTTCGATTATTTTCCAAAATAAAATAGAAAAGAGAGCTAATAGCAAAATAGCTCCCAAAAAACCAAATTCCTCAGCATAAACGCTAAAGATAAAATCAGTATGTGGTTCCGGCAGAAAACGAAGCTTACTCTGAAGCCCTTGAAGAAAGCCTTTTCCAAACAGCCCACCTGAACCAACAGCAATTCGTGATTGAATAACGTTATATCCTGCTCCTAGAGGATCCAGAGCAGGGTTCAAAAAGACAAGTAACCTTTTTTTCTGATACTCTTTCAAAAATTGCCACCCTATAGGAAGCAACATAAAACCCAAACTAGTTAGCGTCAAGGTATATTTTTTCGGAGCCCCTGCAATAATTAAAGCAACGAAAGTCATAAGGCCATATACTATAGTACTCCCCAAGTCTGGTTGTATGAATACAAGTAAACTAGAAACGGAAGCAAGAGCCAGCCCTCCTATAAAACGAGATAACGTGTCTGGCGGATATCGACATAAATGTTTGGACAAAACAAGTGCCAGACCTATTTTCCCCGCCTCAGAAGGTTGGAAATGAAAGGGACCGAGGTTCAGCCAACTTTGAGCACCTTTTATTGTTAACCCCATGATAAGAACGATGAGAAGCAATATGACAGATGCCCAATATAAAGGGTACGCCCAACGAAGCAAGCGACGATAGCCTATTTTCAATACGAGCAGAAAAACAACAATAGAGATACCGCCCCATACAAGCTGACGGAGAGCAAATCCACCAGTTCTATGAGTAACTCCTACTCCTGCACTGTATATAGATATAACGCCTAAAGCAAAGAGAGCAAGTACCGAAAAAAAGAGTACTTTATCTCCATATATTATAAGTTCCTTTAACGATAGCTTCTTTTCATCCATCCGGCTTCATAATCTCTATTCGCTCTTATTTGTCCTTTTAATTCTCACAACTGGAATGTTTGCAACAAAGGCAACCGATTTATCTGCTCTATCGAGATCCATTTCAATGTTACCCGTATCAATCTCCATGTATTTAGAGAGAACTTCTATCATATCCTTACGAAGTTCTTCCATAAGACCAGGAGAAATATCAGAACGATCATGAATCAATACGATTTGAAGTCGTTCTTTTGCTGTTTTCTTCGTTCCTTGACGTCCGAAAAGTTTTTGAATTATTCCCATCATGCTCTTCTCTCCTCCTAGATCTCTATAACCCGAACAACCGTCTTATCCCAGAGAAAAATCCGGACCCTTCGTGACTGTTAAGATTCAAAAAGGGTACCTCTTTTCCAAGAAGACGATCCGCAATATTCGTAAACGCCTGAGAAGCAAGAGACGTATCTCCACTGGTGAGTGGTTCTCCCCTATTCGCTGATTTAACAACGCTCTCATCATCAGGTACGATTCCGATAAGTTCTATGGCCAAGACATCAAGAACGTCCTGAACATCAAGCATTTCTCCTTCTTTGACCATTTTCGGTTTGACTCTGTTGATAACAAGGCGAATAGGTGCTTTTTCCATAGATTCAAGAAGCCCTATGATACGGTCAGCATCGCGCACTGAAGGAATTTCAGGAGTAGTTACGACGAGAGCTTCAGTTGCCCCAATTGCAGCATTTTTAAAGCCCCCTTCTATTCCTGCAGGACTATCTATAAGAATAAAATCAAAGTCTTCTTTTTTGAGCATTTCGCACAGATCTACCATCTGTTCGGGATTTACTGCATCTTTCGTTCGCGTCTGAGCTGCCGGAAGCAAGAAAAGGTTATCTACCCTTTTATCTCGTATTAAAGCTTGAGGAAGACGGCATGCACCCTCTATAACATCTATAAAGTTGTAGACTACACGATTCTCCAGCCCCATAACAACGTCAAGATTTCTAAGACCAATGTCAGCATCAATGGCCACTACTTTAAATCCAGCTTTGGCCAATGCAAAAGAAACGTTAGCGGTAGTTGTTGTTTTACCAACACCACCCTTACCAGACGTTACAACTATGACTCGAGGCTCCACGAAAATCCCTCCATTCCCTATGTTCTTATAATTTTAGTTCTCGAACAAAGAGAGAACCTTGTTCAAGCGTGATAATAACAGGGTGTCCCCACCATTCCATTGAACTATCAAGGTAACTTCCTACTTTATGACCCAACCTAACTTGTTTTGCCTGGAAATCTCCTACTACGATATTTTGCCCCTCATCACCATCGGAGCCAGCATGTGCGAGACCTTTCAGACGCCCCCAGATACAAATATTGCCAGAAGCTATTACTTCCGCTCCATCATTGATATGTCCAATAACGACAACGTCGCCTCCATGCTCTATTCGCTGACCGGAACGAAGTGACCGTATAAGGAAAAGAGTATCACAACTTTTTCCCTTCCGCGGAGAAACTTCACGAGCAGGCTCACCCGTTTTCATCCCCCAGGATTGAAGTAAATACTGGCTCTCTGCATCATACGTAACCCACGATGAAATACATACATGTTGGGCATAAATAAATTCATTAAGAAGACGTATTATAAAATCCTTGCCTAAAGAACGACCTTGAAAGTCAAGAATAACTTTCATCCCCAACAACGCTTTTGCCTGAGATGAAAGACTAATAAGGTCTGTTAAAACATCTTTTTCAGATAATTCCTCAGGAACAATAAGACGCAGACCTTCACCTGTTCCCTTCAATTGTACTGGAGTTTGAAACGTTTCCATAGACTCCATACTCCTTCCTTCTTCAGGTCGAGAAACCTATTTCGTCAAATCATGCCCTACGAGGTAAGCCAAAATTTCACCTACAATAGGAGCCGCTATAGAACTTCCATGTTCTCCTGCTTCAACAACAGCCACAGCAACGTAGCGTGGCTTATCTACCGGTGCATAACCTGCGAAAAGTGCGTGATCAGCACCATGAGCATTTTGGGCCGTTCCAGTTTTTCCTGCAACAGTTACCCCGAAAGTTCCAGCTCTCCAACCTGTTCCTCCCTTTACAACTTTTTCTAATCCCTCTTGAACAATCTGCATATTTTTCTTGGAAATATTCAATTGTTTGGGGGGAACTGCATTTCTTCTATAAAGATAAGGCGTAACTAATTCGCCTCCATTAGCAAATACCCCATACATCCGAGCTAATTGAATCGGAGTCATCAAAAGAAAACCTTGTCCAATAGAATAATTGACCGTGTCTCCCTGATACCATGATTCCTTTACAACTCTTTCTTTCCATTCACGACCAGCCCTGTTACCAGAAAGCTCCCCAGGAATATCTATCCCTGTCAACTCTCCGACTCCAAATTTCTGTCCCCAATTCGCCAGTCTGTTAATTCCTAATTTTATTCCTACTTGATAAAAGTATACATCACATGAACTGCTTAAAGCTTCTTTTAATGATATACTACCATGTCCGCTTCTTTTCCAACACCTAAAAGTTCTACGACCCAATTGAAAAGCTCCGCTACAGAAAAAACTTGTTTTAGGCGTAACTTCCTTTTCTTCAAGAGCCGCTATGGAAACTAAGGCCTTAAATGTGGATGCAGGAGGATATACTCCCGCAATACTCCGATCAAGCATAGGCCGCTCCGGGTCGTTCAGCAATGACCGCCATTCCTTAGCGGACACTCCCCAAGCCAAGGGGTTATTATCATAAGAAGGGGAGGTATAGAGCACTAAAACAGCTCCTGTTTCAACATCCAACGCTACAACAGCTCCTCTATTGCCCTCTATAAGATCAGCCGCTAATCTCTGCGCCCCTAAATCAAGAGTAAGGTAGAGATCTTGTCCCTTCACTGGAGGCTTAAAATCCAGATCTTGAACGCGTCTTCCCCGGGCATCAACTTCTATTGATTCTTCACCGGGAAGTCCTCGTAAAAGAGATTCATATGAATACTCTACGCCAGCTTTGCCTATAATATCTCCGCCTACATAATCCCCATCTCGTTTCGACTTCAACTCATCTTCACTTATTTCAGCAACATAACCTGTAACATTTGCAGTCAAAGCCCCTGAAGGATAGGTTCGACGCCATACTGGAACAGGGAAAAGCTGAGAAGGGAATTCCGGGTCAGCAATAAGTTCTGCCATTTGGGTCAATGTAAGATTTGAAACAACGCGTACAACCCGATAAGGCGCCCAATATTGCCGCTTCACGGTGGCTTTTATTTCTTCAGGCGTTAATGGGATGCCATGTTTTTGGAATATCCTTGATGTTTTAACTGCAAGTTCATCTTTTTCGAGATCAAGAGGATACCCCATAATATCGAAGGTGCGGATATTAATTGCCAAAGGGGCACCATTACGGTCAAAAATATTTCCACGAGATGGTGCAAGGCGAATAAATCGAAGACGATTATTAGCCGCTAGTTTAATATAGCTATCGGCATGGATAATCTGAAAAAAGTAAAGGGCCACGGCAAGTAAAGCTATAGAGCCAAGGATGACTACTCTCCATATGCGGAGACGTCGATCTATATCAGTTCGAGAATTAGACATCGTTTTGTTCGGTCCTCCACGCATAAAGAAGACATGCAAACATAACCATGGGGATAAGAACAGCTTGCTGAACAAGGAAGGCTTTTAAAATAGTCTGCTCACGGAATCCCCACATAAGTAATCGAATGAATGTCAAAAGTAGGTGAGAACTCCATACTAAAAGGCCAAAAGCAGTAATGCTTCGGGCTGAAGATGGCAAAGAAAACCATATCCATCGGGCAAAAAATATAGATACAACATAAAGTCCAGAAGAAACACCTATGAGACCAGGCCAGCGTAAATCCCATAACAGCCCTCCGATAAAACCTATCCAAAGAATAGATATTCCTTCTTCGTGATTTTTTAAAGCTGAATAAAGAAGAACGAGAAGGAAAATTTCAGGAACTAGAAAATGGCCTGAAGAGAAAACGCGAAGAAGATCTTGAATATACCAAGCTATAACAAAGGAAATCATTGTTCAGTATCTCCTTTGAGTACTTCAACACTGTACAATTGAACAAAATCAGCCCCTGGTTCGATTTTATATGCGACAAAACCTCCAGAAAAATGCCGCAAGTCACCTGTGACCTTTCCTACAGGAAGGCCTGGAGGTAAACTTTCACTAACAAGAGCAGTACTCACCGTCATATTTTTTTCTATTGATCTCCCCTCAGGGATATATTGAAGCCATATGTCTCCCTGTCCATCTCCTGTCACAATACCCAAATCACGTGTCTGGTCCACAACTACAGGAATAAAAAGAGACGCAGAAGTTATTAGCTCCGCCCATGAATACCCTTTTTCGACACGGGTGATTCGGCCAACAAGATTTCCGTTTTGCAAAACAGGGGATCCGGGTTGTAGTCCCTTTTCCTTCCCTTGATTTATTCGTATTTCTGTCCACCAATTTTCTGGAGAACGAAGTGTTATTCGAACATATTCTGCCGACTGCTCGATTTTTTTCTTTATTTCCTCTACTTCATCTTTATTAATAGCTAATTTGAGCACCCAATTCTCTTGCGATAACTCTTGTATCTGCGCTATAAGGTCAGCTCTTTCCTTAAACCAAAAAGATACTTTTCTAAGGGTATCACTTAAAAAAACGGCTGGAATTTCAGGATAGTATAAAAATTTTCCTACCCAGTCACTTGGTGTACGAAACGCTGAAAGCTGAGGAGCAAGAGCCAACAGCAAAAGGCTCGTAGCAAGGGCCACGAGCCCGTGTATAACTTCTTTACTGAAATCGCCAGAGTCTGGCTTGCGCATCTTACAATCTCCAATACATTACTGTGAGCCTTTTTCAACAGAGAGAAGAACCTTTTTCATATCATCAAGATTCTCAAGTATTTTCCCCACTCCTTGAGCTACTGAAAAAAGAGGATCTTCAGCAACAATAACGGGTGTACTTAACGATTTCGAAAGGCGTTCGGGAAGGCCACGAAGTTGGGAAACTCCTCCCGAAAGGATTATACCTTGATCTACAATATCTTTGGAAAGCTCAGGTGGTGTCTGCTCCAAAGCTACCTTTACCATATCTTCAATTCGACGAATAATAGGTTCAAGAGCCTCTCTAACCTCAGGGGACGTTACAACATCAGCTTTAGGAAGACCATCAGCCAAGTCTCGCCCCTTTACTGCCATCTCCAATTCTTCTTCTAGTGGGAGAGCCGAACCAATCTGTATTTTCACTTCTTCAGCCGTCGTTTCACCAATGAGAAGAGCATATTTTTGTCGTAACATGGCTATAATGGCTTCGTCCATATCCTGCCCTGCAGTACGAAGCGAATTTGTAACCACTATACCTCCAAGGGAAAGAACGGCAACTTCACTCGTTCCACCACCAATATCAAGAATCATGCTTCCTCGCGGTTCTTTAATCGGAAGGCCAACTCCTATTGCTGCAGCAACAGGCTCTTCAACAACATAAGCTTCCCGTGCACCAGCCCCTAATGTAGCATCAATAACGGCCTTTCGCTCAACTTCCGTAACTTCCGCAGGAACTGATATGACTACTCTAGGATGAGATAAAACCATACTTCCGCCTGCTGCTTTTTTAAGACAATAACGAATCAATTCCTCTGTCATATCAAAGTTAGCTATAACACCATCCTGCATTGGCCATATCGTATAAACTCCTGTTGGCGTCTTACCTGCCATTGCTTTGGCTTCTCTTCCAACAGCAATAACTTCTATATTTCCGCCGCCTTTTATTTTCTTACGGATAGCCACAGCAGAAGGCTCGTTAATTACAATTCCCTTCCCCTTCACATATACAACGATATTGGTCGTTCCCAAATCAATACCAACGTCTGTTCCAAACATACCAGAAAGAAATCTGAACACTTGAACACTCCCCACCTTCATGTGGTATACCGCGAGGGAACCCGTATTTTTTCCCCTCCGGCAGCAATAAAATGCCCAATCAATTTTATATCGAGCACTTTGAGATTCCGCTCTACAAACTCAGTTAATAATATATCTTCCCTGCTAGGAGCTAACATACCATTTGGATGGTTATGAACTAAAACCATTCCTTTTGCGTCAAGGCGAACAGCCCTTCGAAATAAATATTTTACATCAAGGTACGCTCCTTCAATACCTCCATATGATATCCTATCTCTCGATATTATATTTTCCTTATCATCAAGAAACAAAGAAACAATTACTTCTCTATCTTCATGCGAAAGAAGGTGACACAAAGAGATTACCTTATTTTCCCATTTTTCGCATTCTCCTTCTCTTTCTGTTTCTGTTTCGTATATCATCAAACGTCTGCCTAACTCCATGGCAGCTGCAATAACTGCAACCTTAGCCTTCCCTATACCTCTTATTTTGTAAAACTCGGAAATGGAGGCTTGTGATATACCTTTCAATCCACCCAACACATGTAATAACTCTGCCGACATTTCAAGAACGTCTCTGTTTCCACTGCCTGTACGAAGAAGTACTGCAAAAAGTTCTGTTAATGAAAGTGCAGCAACTCCCTCTCGAAAAAGCCTCTCTCTTGGGCGTTCAGAGGGAGGCAAATCTTTTAACTTCACGAAAAACTACTTTTTTCTCTCTGGCCAGAAGGGATTTGACTCTCTTTCCTTCCCAATAGTCGTTTCTGGCCCGTGTCCAGGAAGAACTGGCATTGAATCTGGCAGAGTTGTTAATTTTTCAAGAGAACGAGAAAGAAGTTCTCCATCTCCTCCGGGAAGATCTGTTCTCCCAACGCTCCTGGCAAAAAGCGTATCACCAGACAGGAGCAACAGTTCACCTTTATGATCCACCGCAAAACAAAGACTTCCAGGAGTATGCCCAGGAGTAGCTATAACAGATATCGAAAATTCACCTATTTGTAGTTTGTCGCCATCCTCCAGTAACCGAGAAGCTTTCCATCCAACAAAATCCAGACCTAACCATTGAGAAAGATTCAAATCTGGATCACTTAAAAGATTCTCGTCATCTCGGGAAACGGCAACCCCTTTTGAAGCATAAGGGGCAAGAGAGGAAAGTCCTCCAATGTGATCGATATGAGCATGGGTCAAAAGAATCCATTCAAGATGGATATCATTTTCTTGCATGAATGAAATTATATCTGCAGGATCTCCGCCTGGGTCAACAAAAAAACCAGTCTTTTGATTATCCCAAAAGAGGAAACCATTTGTCCATAAACTTCCCAGGGGAAAGCGCTTATAATTCATTAGAGGCCCTCCGGTGTATCAATTATGAGCGTAACTGGACCATCATTTACAAGTTCAACCATCATATGAGTTTGAAATACTCCCGTTTGAACAGGTACATTTCGTTCTCTAGCTTTCTCTACAAAAATAGTATAAAGCTTATCAGCCACATCGGGGGAAGCCGCTTCAACGAAAGAAGGGCGCCTTCCTTTTCTGCAGTTACCATAAAGAGTAAACTGAGAAACAACAAGCAATTCCCCGTTTACATCAAGAAGAGATCTGTTCATCTTCTCATCTTCATCTTCAAAAATTCTTAAATTAACTACTTTTTCTACAAGCCAATCTACATCGGCCTCTGTATCTTTTACAGAAACACCTAACAAAACAAGAAGCCCTTTATTTATGTTGCTTACCCTTTCAGCATCCACGGTTACTGATGCCGATGATACTCTTTGAACAACAGCTCTCATATTTTACCTTCACCCCCGGATGACTTCTATGACATTCTTAACCGCATTCAATCTAGCAACAACCGTGTAAAGATGCTCTATGTCTCTAACTCTGATCTCTATCTTCATTCGGGCAAGGGTTCCACCGACAACGTGAGCCTTGATCCCAACAATATTTCCATCACTTGCCATTATAGCCTGAGCTACATCAGTAAAAAGGCCAGATCTGTCCATAGCTTCGAGCTTCAATCGTGTCGTGTAATAATTCCCTCGCGTTCCAGCACCCCACGAAACGTTTATAAGTCTCGATTCTCCCGCCTCTTGTAAGTTAGGACAACCTAACCGATGAACAGTAATACCTCGAGTGCGGGTAGAATAACCGACAATTTCATCTCCTGGAACCGGAAGACAACAGCTTGCTATAACAACCTGAACACCTTCTGCGCCCTCTACTATAATATCGGAATCTGTTTTCTTTATGCCGGAAACTGGTACTTCTTCGGGTATTTCTGGTAATGCAGGAATCTGAGCCTTTCCTATCAGTTTCTGTATGAGCGTTGAAGGATTTAACGTATTGTTTCCAACAGCGACGAGGATATCTTCCCCATTGGAGTGCCCTATTTCACGGGCTATTTTATTGAGAAGGGGAATGAGTTCCTCATACTCTGTATTTATTTCTTCAACATTCCGTCTCTTTATTTCGCGTTCAAGAAGTTCATATCCGCGTTGAATTTTTTCTTGACGTTCCGCTTTTTCCTGCTGTCGGAAATATGAACGTATTTTACTCTTCGCTTTTCCACTTCTAGCCATTTTTAGCCAATCACGAGAAGGTGTTCCCTGGGGAGATGTAATAATTTTTACTATATCTCCATTCTTCACCTCGTAAGTCAGCGAAACAATTCTATTGTTAACCATAGCTCCTACACATCGGTTACCCACCTGTGTATGGATCGCATATGCAAAGTCTATAGGCGTCGATCCCTTGGGCAGTGAAACGACCTTTCCC of Aminobacterium sp. MB27-C1 contains these proteins:
- the dtd gene encoding D-aminoacyl-tRNA deacylase, with amino-acid sequence MRAVVQRVSSASVTVDAERVSNINKGLLVLLGVSVKDTEADVDWLVEKVVNLRIFEDEDEKMNRSLLDVNGELLVVSQFTLYGNCRKGRRPSFVEAASPDVADKLYTIFVEKARERNVPVQTGVFQTHMMVELVNDGPVTLIIDTPEGL